The proteins below come from a single Sorghum bicolor cultivar BTx623 chromosome 4, Sorghum_bicolor_NCBIv3, whole genome shotgun sequence genomic window:
- the LOC110434816 gene encoding serine/threonine-protein phosphatase 7 long form homolog — MAARAPHPRFSLIEADYDKDHRAKALSEQQRPLCVLRGRTHHVHSWNERYAPYIRRAGFLEIVRVYNSGLPTLDPAVLTAFVDRWRPETHTFHTPCGEMTITLQDVKMILCLSLSGHPVTGVVDESTWLDLVQEFCGRRPSDAEVKGTKKTSGVSTSWITQNFGAGPPPDAPDHEVEMYAKVWLWHFLGGFLFPDSSGDSISWIFLRILMQPLDNIAGYSWGTAVLAWTYRQLCQACRRQSSNGNLGGCSYLLQVWIWERFPVGRPTKPPDLPVSAFAISICS; from the exons ATGGCGGCGCGGGCACCTCATCCCCGCTTTAGCCTCATTGAGGCGGACTACGACAAGGACCACCGGGCCAAGGCCTTGTCGGAGCAGCAGAGGCCGTTGTGTGTGCTTCGTGGTCGCACGCACCACGTACACAGCTGGAACGAGCGATACGCGCCGTACATTCGTCGTGCAGGCTTTCTTGAGATCGTCCGGGTCTACAACAGTGGACTTCCCACTCTAGACCCTGCAGTTCTTACTGCTTTTGTTGACAG GTGGAGACCAGAGACGCACACCTTCCACACACCTTGTGGAGAAATGACTATCACATTGCAGGATGTGAAGATGATATTGTGTTTGAGTTTGTCTGGTCATCCGGTGACTGGGGTCGTCGATGAGTCTACTTGGCTAGACTTGGTACAGGAGTTTTGTGGCAGGCGGCCATCAGATGCTGAAGTTAAAGGCACCAA GAAGACCTCAGGAGTCTCGACGTCTTGGATTACGCAGAACTTTGGTGCAGGACCACCGCCTGATGCTCCAGATCATGAGGTGGAGATGTATGCAAAGGTGTGGTTGTGGCACTTCTTGGGGGGTTTCTTGTTCCCTGATTCCTCAGGAGACAGCATCAGCTGGATTTTCCTGAGGATCCTTATGCAGCCACTGGACAACATTGCCGGCTACAGTTGGGGTACCGCGGTGCTTGCATGGACATACCGTCAGCTTTGCCAGGCCTGTCGTCGCCAGTCTTCGAATGGAAACCTAGGTGGCTGCTCATATCTACTTCAGGTTTGGATTTGGGAGCGTTTTCCAGTTGGAAGGCCCACTAAACCTCCGGATTTGCCTGTAAGTGCATTTGCTATTTCGATTTGTTCATAA